ATTGCACAACTTCGTTTCAACATCTCCTCATCAAAGGCACCAATCCAACACGTGCCGAGACCAAGTGCATGCGCAGCTAAGAGCATATTTTCAACAACCGCAGCACAGTTCTGAATAGAATAGAGTCTATCCCCTCGAATACCATAGAATTGTTGACCCTTTCTTGGTTCAGCTACAACGACTAGAATAACAGGAGCAGTTCCAATCCAGAACTGTTGAAGGCAGGCATTTGCCACTTTTTCCCGTTGTTCATCACTGAGAACAACGATAATCTTCCAGTTTTGGATGTTGCCTGAGGTGGGTGCATGACGGGCTGCATCCAGCACTTGACCCATCTTGTCCCATTCTACATGGATATCCTTATACTTTCGGATACTTCTTCTTGTCCGAATACA
This sequence is a window from Candidatus Woesearchaeota archaeon. Protein-coding genes within it:
- a CDS encoding nitroreductase family protein, whose translation is MDVLDCIRTRRSIRKYKDIHVEWDKMGQVLDAARHAPTSGNIQNWKIIVVLSDEQREKVANACLQQFWIGTAPVILVVVAEPRKGQQFYGIRGDRLYSIQNCAAVVENMLLAAHALGLGTCWIGAFDEEMLKRSCAIPDYVRPQAVVTLGYPDEEPLMPPHFRLTDMVYFRGYDSKIYDIPRYVKDYGVVWEREGKRMAKRMSKKIAPLKQKMHDRYQEISQKIKEKMGF